A genomic segment from Tuwongella immobilis encodes:
- a CDS encoding lipopolysaccharide kinase InaA family protein has product MSAPQVTTPDGVRWTIAPDATNLVADDALPTDTLALQRWLESGQADIVKTGPHRTVYRVRLPQMIVYWKRCRLLGIRGWLRQLLRPPKARMEFDRAQALRAKQIPTIEPIAWGTRHRLWPSESMLITRNCDGTHALREILEEQLPRLSGPEQAALRRMIACELGIFLAKLHQAGIVHPDLHPGNFLVKLPANGVPIFYLLDLHAIRMTGPLDWQSARANLVLFHRYFQLRASRADRARFWRSYRGHRSDWPQDPPLARQQALELETATAESNHRFWRSRKARCTGKNRYFQPIRSRIAHGFAVRDLDAAFLRTFAADPDAPFRDASNRVLKSGGASTVIEMMLPTPQGNRPVILKRFNMPHLVDGLKNLLRPSPALRSWIAGNALLDRGLPTARPLVMLHRRRFGLPTVGYLLCEKVADAVELPDAIPTRDPHTLRRRIDRLGQLLACMHDRQLAHRDLKAANLLMDSQEQFWFIDLVGMECDIAPSTERRLRDLTRLAVSFASDPRIRNTDRLRFLRAYFAWGLHGSAGWKSTWRTLADAVARKIDRNRKRGRVIA; this is encoded by the coding sequence ATGAGTGCCCCGCAGGTGACGACTCCCGACGGTGTCCGCTGGACAATCGCCCCCGACGCGACCAATCTGGTGGCCGACGATGCACTTCCCACCGACACCCTGGCGCTGCAGCGTTGGCTCGAATCCGGCCAGGCAGACATCGTCAAAACCGGGCCGCATCGCACCGTCTACCGCGTGCGCTTGCCGCAGATGATCGTCTATTGGAAACGCTGCCGATTGTTGGGGATTCGCGGCTGGTTGCGGCAACTGCTGCGGCCGCCCAAAGCCCGCATGGAATTCGACCGCGCCCAGGCACTCCGGGCCAAGCAGATTCCGACAATTGAGCCCATCGCCTGGGGCACCCGCCATCGCCTCTGGCCCAGCGAAAGCATGCTCATCACCCGCAACTGCGACGGCACCCACGCGCTGCGGGAAATCCTGGAAGAGCAATTGCCGCGGCTGTCTGGCCCCGAACAAGCCGCGCTGCGACGGATGATCGCCTGCGAATTGGGGATCTTCCTGGCGAAATTGCATCAAGCGGGGATTGTGCATCCGGATCTGCACCCGGGGAACTTTCTGGTCAAATTGCCGGCCAACGGGGTGCCGATTTTCTATCTGCTGGACCTGCACGCAATCCGCATGACTGGCCCGCTCGATTGGCAGTCCGCCCGCGCCAATTTGGTGCTGTTCCATCGCTATTTTCAACTGCGAGCCAGCCGCGCGGATCGGGCCCGATTCTGGCGCAGTTATCGAGGCCACCGCAGCGATTGGCCACAAGATCCGCCACTGGCTCGTCAGCAAGCCCTGGAATTGGAAACTGCCACTGCCGAATCCAATCACCGCTTTTGGCGATCGCGCAAGGCCCGCTGCACAGGCAAGAATCGCTATTTTCAGCCGATTCGCAGTCGAATCGCCCACGGATTCGCCGTCCGGGATCTGGACGCCGCCTTTCTGCGGACCTTCGCCGCCGATCCCGATGCCCCCTTCCGCGATGCCAGCAATCGCGTGCTGAAATCCGGCGGCGCATCCACCGTCATTGAAATGATGCTCCCGACACCGCAGGGGAATCGCCCGGTGATTCTGAAGCGGTTCAACATGCCGCACCTGGTCGATGGCCTGAAGAATCTGCTGCGTCCCAGCCCGGCGTTGCGCTCATGGATTGCCGGAAATGCCCTGCTCGACCGCGGATTACCCACCGCCAGGCCGTTGGTGATGCTGCACCGCCGCCGATTCGGCCTGCCCACGGTCGGCTATCTGCTGTGCGAGAAGGTGGCCGATGCCGTCGAACTGCCCGACGCCATTCCCACGCGGGATCCGCACACGCTTCGCCGCCGCATCGACCGACTTGGCCAACTTCTCGCCTGCATGCACGACCGGCAATTGGCCCATCGCGACCTCAAAGCCGCCAATTTGCTGATGGATTCGCAGGAACAATTTTGGTTCATCGATCTCGTCGGCATGGAATGCGACATCGCCCCATCGACGGAGCGCCGTTTGCGGGATTTGACCCGCTTGGCGGTGAGTTTCGCCAGCGATCCACGCATCCGCAACACCGATCGATTGCGGTTTCTGCGAGCGTATTTCGCCTGGGGGCTTCACGGTTCTGCCGGCTGGAAATCGACCTGGCGCACACTCGCCGATGCCGTTGCCCGCAAAATCGACCGCAACCGCAAGCGTGGCCGCGTCATCGCCTAA
- a CDS encoding sulfatase-like hydrolase/transferase has protein sequence MKTSPFLLALLVLVPMPQLLAAEMPAKPNIVLILADDLGYGDVSCYNPDAKVPTPNIDKLAKQGMRFTDAHSPATVCTPTRYSLMTGQMAFRVPGGGNVFTGIGGPSLIAPGRLTLPGMLRKQGYATAAVGKWHIGFTFRDAQNQPIRTPGVDGVRQVDFSKRIEGGPIDHGFDRFFGTACCPSTDWLYAFIDGDRIPQPPTGLLKRANLPKHPYANDCRLGWIAPDFDLEEVDMRFLQKSREFLAEHLRTAPQQPFFLVHATHAVHLPSFAGKDFRGKTKVGPHGDFLFEFDQIVGELMKDLERHGIADNTIVILTSDNGPETATVVHMRADHQHDPAKPWRGVKRDAWEGGHRVPFIVRWPGRIQANTKCDQLACLTDVMATLAAVTGAELPKYAAEDSFNLLPAFEGTTTEPIRPYLLTQAFAGARTLSIRQGRWKYIDHPGSGGNNYNQGELARFALPEAAPDAKSQLYDLVTDPGERNNLALKHPEQVKQMKALLEQSKTTGRSRP, from the coding sequence ATGAAAACCAGTCCGTTTCTCCTGGCACTTCTCGTGTTGGTGCCGATGCCCCAATTGCTGGCCGCGGAGATGCCCGCGAAACCCAACATCGTCCTGATTCTTGCGGACGATCTCGGCTACGGGGATGTGAGTTGCTACAACCCGGATGCGAAAGTGCCCACGCCGAACATTGACAAACTCGCCAAGCAAGGAATGCGATTCACCGACGCCCACAGCCCCGCAACCGTTTGCACCCCCACCCGCTACAGCCTGATGACCGGACAAATGGCGTTTCGTGTGCCGGGCGGCGGCAATGTCTTCACCGGCATCGGCGGCCCATCGCTGATCGCACCCGGTCGGCTCACGCTGCCTGGAATGCTCCGCAAACAAGGCTATGCCACCGCCGCAGTTGGCAAATGGCACATCGGGTTCACCTTCCGCGACGCCCAAAATCAACCGATCCGGACGCCCGGCGTCGACGGAGTGCGCCAAGTCGACTTTTCGAAACGCATCGAAGGCGGCCCAATCGACCATGGATTCGATCGCTTCTTCGGCACCGCCTGCTGCCCATCGACCGATTGGCTCTATGCATTCATCGACGGCGACCGGATTCCGCAACCGCCGACTGGGCTGCTGAAACGGGCGAATCTCCCGAAACATCCCTACGCCAACGATTGTCGCCTGGGCTGGATCGCGCCGGACTTTGATCTCGAAGAAGTGGACATGCGATTTCTTCAAAAGAGCCGCGAATTCCTTGCGGAACATCTGCGAACCGCCCCCCAGCAACCGTTCTTCCTGGTTCACGCCACCCACGCCGTGCATCTGCCGTCATTTGCCGGCAAGGACTTCCGAGGCAAAACCAAAGTCGGCCCCCATGGTGATTTTCTCTTCGAGTTCGATCAGATCGTCGGGGAATTGATGAAGGATCTGGAGCGCCACGGGATCGCCGACAACACGATTGTCATTTTAACGAGCGACAACGGCCCCGAAACCGCGACGGTCGTTCACATGCGGGCCGATCATCAGCACGATCCCGCGAAGCCGTGGCGCGGTGTCAAACGCGATGCCTGGGAAGGCGGACATCGCGTGCCGTTCATCGTGCGTTGGCCGGGGCGAATCCAAGCCAACACGAAGTGCGACCAACTCGCCTGTCTCACGGATGTAATGGCGACCCTGGCGGCGGTCACCGGCGCGGAATTGCCCAAGTATGCCGCCGAGGATAGCTTCAATCTGCTGCCAGCGTTCGAAGGCACCACAACGGAGCCAATCCGCCCCTATTTGCTGACGCAGGCATTCGCCGGGGCGCGTACCCTGTCCATTCGCCAAGGACGCTGGAAATATATCGATCACCCCGGTTCGGGCGGAAACAATTACAACCAAGGCGAACTCGCTCGTTTTGCGCTGCCCGAGGCGGCTCCCGACGCGAAATCGCAACTCTACGACCTCGTCACCGACCCCGGCGAGAGAAATAATCTCGCGTTGAAACATCCCGAACAGGTCAAGCAAATGAAAGCACTGCTGGAACAGTCGAAAACGACCGGCCGCAGTCGTCCGTAG
- the rfaD gene encoding ADP-glyceromanno-heptose 6-epimerase, giving the protein MIAITGAAGFIGSRLAQHLARQHYPLLLVDCDLPANKLVNLMGIAPLRFLDHQSFLNQLESGSIVPEAIFHLGACSSTTETNWDYLLQNNVVYSQRLWTWAARARRPFIYASSAATYGDGSAGFSDRTPPEHLRPMNLYGKSKNDFDIWALNEARNGRLTPSTWAGMKFFNVYGPGEAHKGTMCSVVLKAYRQILSQGEVTLFRSNDVRIPDGGQLRDFVFVDDCIAHMLWLWQRRGPNGIYNSGTGQARSFFDLARGVYSAMNLPPRIRFIDMPESLSAHYQNYTQAEMGKLREVGCKLPSTSLEEGIRRYVAELHSAQSAAA; this is encoded by the coding sequence ATGATCGCGATCACCGGTGCGGCGGGATTTATCGGCTCACGTTTGGCGCAACATCTGGCACGCCAACATTATCCGTTGCTGTTGGTCGATTGTGATCTCCCCGCCAATAAGCTTGTCAATCTCATGGGCATTGCCCCGTTGCGATTCCTCGATCATCAGTCGTTCCTGAATCAACTCGAATCTGGGAGCATCGTTCCCGAAGCGATTTTCCATCTCGGTGCCTGTTCCAGCACCACGGAAACCAATTGGGACTATCTGCTTCAGAATAATGTCGTCTATTCTCAGCGATTGTGGACGTGGGCGGCCCGCGCTCGGCGACCGTTCATCTATGCTTCCAGCGCGGCGACCTATGGCGATGGCAGTGCGGGATTCAGCGATCGTACTCCGCCGGAACATCTGCGACCGATGAATCTGTACGGCAAAAGTAAGAACGATTTCGATATCTGGGCGTTGAACGAGGCCCGCAACGGTCGATTGACGCCATCCACCTGGGCGGGGATGAAGTTTTTCAATGTCTACGGCCCCGGCGAAGCCCACAAAGGCACCATGTGCAGCGTGGTGCTGAAGGCGTATCGGCAGATTCTCAGCCAAGGCGAAGTGACGCTGTTCCGCTCCAACGATGTCCGCATTCCCGACGGCGGCCAACTGCGGGATTTCGTGTTTGTCGATGACTGCATCGCCCACATGCTGTGGCTGTGGCAACGGCGTGGCCCCAACGGAATTTACAATAGCGGCACGGGGCAGGCGCGATCGTTTTTTGATCTGGCGCGTGGGGTCTATTCGGCCATGAATTTGCCACCCCGCATTCGCTTCATTGACATGCCGGAATCGCTCTCCGCACATTATCAGAACTACACCCAAGCTGAAATGGGCAAACTCCGCGAAGTGGGCTGCAAACTCCCCAGCACATCACTGGAAGAAGGCATCCGCCGCTATGTCGCCGAGTTGCACTCCGCACAATCCGCCGCCGCGTGA
- a CDS encoding addiction module protein has protein sequence MSVTLEELKQIADRLSESERVELVRHLLESIEMPEEHSAPAWQLLAETRLAEIQGGSVVGVPAEIVFARMRRPRS, from the coding sequence ATGTCAGTCACGTTGGAAGAACTGAAGCAGATTGCCGACCGATTATCCGAATCGGAACGTGTTGAGTTGGTTCGGCATCTTCTCGAATCGATTGAAATGCCAGAAGAACATTCCGCACCAGCCTGGCAGTTGTTGGCAGAAACACGACTCGCCGAAATCCAGGGCGGAAGTGTCGTTGGCGTGCCTGCGGAGATCGTTTTTGCTCGCATGCGGCGACCCCGCTCATGA
- the uvrB gene encoding excinuclease ABC subunit UvrB — translation MAARFELVSEYAPAGDQPKAIEQILGGFRSGKRTQTLLGATGTGKTFTAANVIASLGLPTLVLAHNKTLAAQLYKELKDFFPNNAVCYFVSYYDYYQPEAYIPQRDIYIEKDASINENIDRLRLAATSALVSREDVIIVASVSCIYGLGSPSDYKRMMVRLAKGEVIEREEILLKLIDIQYQRNDIEFERGKFRVRGDVVEIYPASEEYGLRVELFGDEVDALSVIHPTTGEVLRELNELYIYPAKHFVTPEERIKAAIEGIESELEQRLKEFKAEGKLLESERLKLRTMNDLDMLREVGYCSGIENYARWFSGRGAGQPPYTLIDFFPKEFLCVVDESHVTLPQLRGMFAGDRSRKETLVEHGFRLPSAMDNRPLRFEEWEQFLHQSLFMSATPGALELERTGGEVVEQVIRPTGLVDPVIHIRPARGQVQDLLGEIKLRVERKDRVLVTALTKRMSEDLTNYLKEQGIRTKWLHSELDAIERVTVLRELREGAFDVLVGVNLLREGLDLPEVALVAILDADKEGFLRSATSLIQTIGRAARNVNAEVILYADSTTPSMQQAIDETNRRRELQLAYNAEHGITPRSVKTAIRSVIEDEIKAHEIAQEAAGQTGEDSVTAEYLEALQAEMLAAAKNLEFERAAQLRDKIAELKGEKVATPQVKKGRGKKNSASGGSGRRPPRPGTTS, via the coding sequence ATGGCGGCACGCTTTGAATTGGTCAGCGAATACGCACCCGCAGGCGATCAACCCAAAGCCATTGAGCAAATCCTGGGCGGATTCCGCAGCGGCAAACGCACCCAGACGCTTCTTGGCGCCACCGGAACCGGCAAAACCTTCACCGCCGCCAATGTCATTGCCTCGCTGGGGCTGCCCACGTTGGTGTTGGCCCATAACAAAACCCTGGCGGCGCAATTATACAAAGAATTAAAGGATTTCTTCCCGAATAACGCCGTCTGTTATTTTGTGAGTTATTACGATTATTATCAGCCCGAAGCCTATATCCCGCAGCGCGATATTTACATCGAAAAAGATGCCTCGATTAACGAAAATATCGACCGATTGCGATTGGCCGCGACCAGCGCGCTGGTCAGCCGGGAAGATGTGATTATCGTCGCCAGCGTCTCGTGCATTTACGGCCTTGGTTCGCCCAGCGATTACAAGCGCATGATGGTGCGGCTGGCCAAGGGCGAAGTGATCGAACGCGAAGAAATTCTCTTAAAACTCATTGATATTCAATATCAACGCAACGACATTGAATTTGAACGCGGCAAATTTCGCGTGCGCGGCGATGTCGTCGAAATCTACCCCGCATCCGAAGAATACGGGTTGCGTGTCGAACTCTTTGGCGATGAAGTCGATGCGCTTTCCGTCATCCATCCCACCACCGGCGAAGTCCTTCGCGAACTCAACGAACTATACATCTACCCCGCCAAGCACTTCGTCACCCCCGAAGAACGCATCAAAGCGGCCATTGAAGGAATCGAAAGCGAACTCGAACAGCGGCTCAAAGAATTCAAAGCCGAGGGGAAATTGCTCGAATCCGAGCGATTGAAATTGCGGACCATGAACGATTTGGACATGCTCCGCGAAGTGGGCTATTGCAGCGGCATCGAGAACTACGCCCGATGGTTTTCCGGCCGTGGCGCGGGCCAACCGCCGTACACGCTCATCGACTTTTTCCCCAAGGAATTTCTCTGCGTGGTCGATGAATCGCACGTCACCCTGCCCCAATTGCGCGGGATGTTCGCTGGCGATCGCAGCCGCAAAGAAACCCTCGTCGAACACGGCTTCCGACTCCCCAGCGCCATGGACAATCGACCGCTGCGATTCGAGGAATGGGAACAGTTTTTGCATCAATCGCTGTTTATGTCTGCTACCCCCGGCGCACTCGAACTCGAACGCACTGGCGGCGAAGTCGTGGAGCAGGTGATTCGCCCCACCGGACTGGTCGATCCGGTCATTCACATTCGCCCCGCTCGTGGTCAAGTGCAAGACCTGCTCGGCGAAATCAAGCTGCGGGTGGAACGCAAAGATCGCGTACTGGTGACGGCACTCACCAAGCGCATGTCGGAAGATCTCACGAATTATCTCAAAGAACAGGGCATCCGCACCAAATGGCTCCACTCGGAACTCGACGCAATTGAGCGGGTCACGGTATTACGCGAATTGCGGGAAGGTGCCTTTGATGTGTTAGTGGGGGTGAACTTATTGCGGGAAGGGTTAGACTTACCCGAAGTGGCGTTAGTCGCCATTTTAGATGCGGATAAAGAAGGATTTTTAAGAAGCGCGACATCGTTAATTCAAACCATTGGCCGCGCGGCCCGGAATGTGAATGCCGAGGTGATTCTATATGCCGATAGCACCACGCCGAGCATGCAACAAGCGATTGATGAAACCAATCGCCGCCGCGAATTGCAATTGGCATATAACGCGGAACATGGCATCACACCGCGAAGCGTGAAGACCGCGATTCGCTCCGTGATTGAAGACGAGATCAAGGCCCACGAAATCGCCCAGGAAGCCGCGGGGCAAACCGGCGAAGACTCCGTGACCGCGGAATATCTCGAAGCCCTGCAAGCGGAAATGCTCGCCGCCGCGAAAAACCTCGAATTCGAGCGGGCCGCCCAATTGCGTGATAAAATCGCCGAACTGAAGGGCGAAAAAGTCGCCACGCCGCAGGTGAAAAAAGGCCGCGGCAAGAAAAATAGTGCCAGCGGTGGCAGTGGGCGTCGCCCGCCGCGCCCCGGCACCACCAGCTAA
- a CDS encoding GNAT family N-acetyltransferase: MTPSPSTIADWTIAVAASDEWNAALLRLWQHESPLRQQFLVDQFRDLLERGLLSPDSLWVVRHAQPQRSPHDRILASVLIERMAGHGSAIWPARGLIPPLTEPILDQLTIAAWEQLPSEGVRFTQAMLHPDDAIAAERLIRQGFTPLGRAWYLLRDANAPPPPRPPATLNWEPIAPDSPSAEFCQTLQATHEHSQDYPELDAVRDLQSSLDSMRVGHLQSQWWLARQGSQPVGVLLMGDGAAPNRWELVYLGVVAAARNQGVGSQLLRKAIDTAAQVPDRAILAMVDGRNLPARNLYRRFGFRAYDARAVFLRCIGEPADDHRA, from the coding sequence ATGACTCCCTCTCCGTCAACGATCGCCGATTGGACAATCGCCGTGGCCGCTTCCGATGAATGGAACGCGGCCCTGCTGCGACTTTGGCAGCACGAATCCCCGTTGCGACAGCAGTTTCTGGTCGATCAATTCCGGGATCTACTCGAACGCGGATTGCTCTCACCAGACTCGCTCTGGGTCGTGCGGCATGCGCAACCGCAACGCTCGCCGCATGATCGCATTTTGGCCAGCGTGCTCATCGAACGGATGGCTGGGCATGGCAGCGCGATCTGGCCCGCGCGCGGTCTGATTCCGCCACTCACCGAACCGATTCTGGATCAACTCACCATCGCCGCCTGGGAGCAACTCCCATCGGAAGGCGTTCGCTTCACGCAAGCGATGCTGCATCCCGATGATGCGATTGCCGCCGAACGTCTGATTCGGCAAGGGTTTACACCGCTGGGGCGAGCGTGGTACCTGCTCCGCGATGCGAATGCCCCGCCCCCCCCGCGTCCGCCGGCAACGCTGAATTGGGAACCGATCGCCCCCGATTCGCCATCGGCGGAATTCTGCCAGACACTGCAAGCCACCCACGAACACTCGCAGGATTATCCCGAATTGGATGCCGTCCGCGATTTGCAATCCAGCCTGGACTCCATGCGTGTCGGTCATCTGCAATCGCAATGGTGGCTGGCGCGGCAGGGGTCGCAACCCGTGGGCGTGCTGCTCATGGGCGATGGAGCGGCCCCCAATCGCTGGGAACTCGTCTACTTGGGGGTGGTCGCGGCGGCTCGCAACCAGGGAGTTGGATCGCAACTGCTTCGCAAAGCCATTGACACAGCCGCACAAGTGCCCGATCGTGCGATCTTGGCAATGGTCGATGGCCGAAATTTACCCGCCAGAAATCTCTATCGCCGCTTCGGCTTCCGGGCTTATGATGCCCGTGCGGTCTTTTTACGCTGCATCGGGGAGCCTGCGGATGACCACCGAGCATGA
- a CDS encoding ATP-binding cassette domain-containing protein → MTTEHDPRLLLRVLRWLGTEQGIRFHEPAVLHPVAVELPTQLAAIAVRSGIRCRTVRLGARWWTTDCGPLLGLQPRIDPQNPDRIHWHPIGLRPKPGGGYEAYDPETDAVAPLTDADAAPIADRATQFYRPLPESPLRLRDLPARVLKPFRRELGQFLFALVFVLLPAILLPRLTQTILDEAVPDANRRMLLELGGGIVAVMLGQLIGTLVQGFVFLRVRSAGTLAVQTAIWDRLLRLPLRFFRRYPSGELLNRAMLMEEFAESLGESLYRGFFGAVTALLYLLILIPLAPSLAILAWGLSLIAASVTVGIGLLMVRTTLRAGRVDGRVYGWLVQLLRGLFVLRTAAAEERAHGRWADRYAESLALAVQMRRWEDWKQMFHLVFPALAMMLLYLQVVGISEDPTTDTRITTGSFLAFVTAFGFVLSGVQSASTAILEWFDGWSRLRLLEPILLESPHPPSSRPETPWSQLADPGELRGRVQVDAVGFRYSPQGPLVLQDVQFAVEPGSFTAIVGPSGCGKSTLLRLLLGLEAPTQGQIRWDGQPLGELNPVRLRQQCGVVLQSAEMLSGTLLDNLLMGRPIPEDAIEIALRDAQLLDDVQAMPMNIHTMINDGGRNLSGGQRQRLLIARALAGMPRVLLFDEATSALDQQTQTQIIQALASRAITRIVVAHRLSTIEAADQILVLDSGRIIQQGRFAELAAQPGLFQDLLARQQLRQESS, encoded by the coding sequence ATGACCACCGAGCATGACCCGCGTTTGCTGCTGCGCGTGCTCCGTTGGCTGGGCACCGAACAGGGCATCCGCTTTCACGAACCGGCGGTTCTCCACCCGGTCGCGGTCGAACTGCCCACCCAACTGGCCGCCATTGCGGTGCGCTCCGGCATCCGCTGCCGCACCGTGCGACTCGGTGCCCGCTGGTGGACCACCGATTGCGGCCCACTCTTGGGATTGCAGCCTCGCATCGATCCGCAAAATCCCGATCGCATCCATTGGCACCCCATCGGGTTACGTCCGAAACCCGGTGGCGGCTACGAAGCCTACGACCCGGAAACCGACGCCGTCGCCCCGCTCACCGATGCGGATGCGGCACCAATCGCCGACCGCGCCACCCAATTCTACCGGCCACTCCCGGAATCCCCCCTGCGGCTGCGCGACCTGCCCGCTCGTGTTCTCAAACCATTCCGCCGCGAATTGGGCCAATTTCTGTTCGCGCTTGTTTTCGTGTTGCTCCCGGCAATTTTGCTTCCGCGATTGACGCAAACCATTCTGGATGAAGCCGTTCCAGACGCCAATCGACGCATGTTGCTCGAATTGGGCGGCGGAATTGTCGCGGTGATGCTCGGCCAACTGATCGGCACACTCGTCCAAGGCTTTGTCTTTCTGCGGGTCCGTTCCGCCGGCACGCTCGCCGTTCAGACCGCCATTTGGGATCGCCTCCTGCGCTTGCCGCTGCGATTCTTCCGCCGCTACCCCAGTGGCGAACTGCTCAATCGGGCCATGCTCATGGAAGAATTCGCCGAATCGCTGGGCGAGTCGCTCTATCGCGGATTCTTCGGAGCCGTCACTGCGTTGCTCTATCTCCTGATTCTGATTCCACTTGCGCCGAGCCTTGCGATTCTCGCCTGGGGATTATCGCTGATAGCGGCCAGCGTGACGGTGGGAATTGGTCTGTTGATGGTCCGAACAACCCTGCGAGCCGGTCGCGTGGATGGGCGAGTGTACGGCTGGCTGGTGCAACTGCTTCGCGGGCTGTTTGTGCTGCGCACCGCCGCCGCCGAGGAACGCGCCCATGGCCGCTGGGCGGATCGCTACGCGGAATCGCTCGCCTTGGCCGTGCAGATGCGCCGCTGGGAAGATTGGAAGCAGATGTTCCATCTCGTCTTCCCCGCCCTGGCAATGATGTTGCTGTATCTGCAAGTCGTTGGTATTTCGGAAGATCCGACCACTGATACCCGCATCACCACCGGCAGCTTTCTGGCGTTTGTCACCGCATTTGGATTCGTGCTAAGCGGGGTGCAATCGGCAAGTACCGCCATCCTCGAATGGTTCGATGGCTGGTCCCGTTTGCGACTCTTGGAGCCAATTCTTCTCGAATCGCCCCACCCGCCCAGCAGCCGACCGGAAACACCCTGGAGCCAACTGGCCGATCCCGGCGAACTGCGGGGCCGCGTGCAAGTCGATGCCGTGGGCTTTCGCTATTCGCCGCAAGGGCCGCTGGTGCTTCAGGATGTGCAATTCGCGGTCGAACCCGGCAGCTTCACCGCCATTGTCGGCCCATCTGGGTGCGGCAAATCGACACTCCTGCGATTGTTACTCGGACTCGAAGCCCCAACGCAGGGGCAAATTCGCTGGGATGGCCAACCGTTGGGCGAACTCAACCCCGTGCGACTTCGCCAACAATGCGGCGTCGTGCTGCAATCCGCCGAAATGCTCTCCGGCACCCTGCTCGATAACCTGCTCATGGGTCGCCCGATCCCAGAAGACGCGATCGAAATCGCACTCCGCGACGCCCAATTGCTCGACGATGTCCAAGCCATGCCAATGAACATCCACACGATGATCAACGATGGCGGCCGCAACCTTTCCGGTGGACAACGGCAGCGCTTGCTCATCGCCCGCGCGTTGGCCGGAATGCCGCGAGTTTTGCTGTTCGACGAAGCCACCAGCGCCTTAGATCAACAGACGCAAACCCAGATTATTCAAGCACTTGCATCGCGAGCCATCACCCGAATCGTCGTCGCGCATCGACTCAGCACCATCGAAGCGGCCGACCAGATTCTCGTGCTCGATTCCGGGCGAATCATTCAACAGGGGCGGTTCGCCGAACTCGCCGCCCAACCGGGATTGTTTCAGGATCTCCTGGCCCGGCAACAACTTCGGCAAGAATCTTCTTAA